The following coding sequences are from one Nonlabens arenilitoris window:
- a CDS encoding GmrSD restriction endonuclease domain-containing protein, translating to MAKYSVHQQPVDTLLSWIKSGEIAIPEIQRPFVWKPKKVRDLIDSLYQGYPVGYIITWRNPDVKLKNGELSAGKKVLIDGQQRITALTAAIVGQRVLNKNYKEISIRIAFNPLSERFEVLNKAYEKSPEWINNINPIVNDEISITKAIRKYLELNPEANEDLVEDRIENLKRIKNKQVGIIELDSTLDIDTVTEIFIRINQKGVVLSNADFVMSKIASDGHYGGNKLRKLVDYFCRLIVDKDFHKHILDNDKDFVSTDYYKALSWMAQGHDDLYVPNYMDVLRVAFTNRFSRGKFSDLVALLSGRNFELRTYESEIAEHSYKKLSDGLLDVVNKNYYQRFLMIVKSAGFISNKLIASKNALNFSYALYLKLRNEGMGENETQFYVKKWLVMSLLIGRYSGSSESTIDEDIKQINEKGIQEYLTQMERTHLGDGFWDFGIISDLESTSVNNNAYNVYLAAQCNAQSVAFLSKSMKISSLIEQRGDLHHIFPKKYLSDNGFILRQYNQVANYVYTEQATNIKVGKMPPNVYLDLVKKEIDNQEIKISTIDSYEILKENLVANDIPQELMNYTHENFKDFLVERRRMMAFKIRRYYESL from the coding sequence ATGGCAAAATACTCCGTACATCAACAACCTGTAGATACCTTACTAAGCTGGATCAAGTCTGGTGAGATTGCTATACCAGAGATTCAACGTCCCTTTGTCTGGAAACCTAAAAAGGTACGTGATCTTATAGATTCTTTATACCAAGGTTATCCAGTAGGTTATATCATCACCTGGCGCAATCCAGATGTGAAATTGAAAAACGGCGAGCTTTCTGCTGGTAAAAAAGTATTAATTGATGGACAGCAGCGCATTACCGCATTAACCGCGGCGATAGTAGGGCAACGTGTCTTAAATAAAAACTATAAGGAAATATCTATACGCATTGCTTTTAATCCGTTGTCAGAGCGTTTTGAGGTATTGAATAAGGCTTATGAAAAAAGTCCTGAATGGATTAATAATATCAATCCCATCGTTAATGATGAGATTTCTATCACAAAGGCGATTAGAAAATACTTAGAGTTAAATCCTGAGGCAAATGAAGATCTCGTAGAAGATCGTATAGAGAATTTAAAACGTATTAAAAATAAACAAGTTGGTATTATAGAATTAGACAGCACGCTAGACATTGATACCGTTACAGAAATTTTTATACGCATCAATCAAAAAGGTGTGGTACTAAGCAATGCAGACTTTGTAATGTCTAAAATAGCATCAGATGGACATTATGGCGGTAATAAGTTGCGTAAGCTAGTAGATTATTTCTGTCGTTTGATAGTAGATAAAGACTTTCATAAACACATACTTGATAACGACAAAGATTTTGTAAGTACAGATTACTACAAAGCCTTATCATGGATGGCACAAGGTCATGATGATTTGTATGTGCCTAATTATATGGACGTATTGCGTGTGGCATTTACCAATAGATTCAGTCGTGGTAAGTTCAGTGATTTGGTAGCGCTACTTTCAGGAAGGAATTTTGAACTACGTACCTATGAAAGCGAAATCGCAGAGCACAGCTATAAAAAACTAAGCGATGGTCTATTAGATGTAGTTAATAAAAACTATTACCAGCGCTTTTTAATGATAGTGAAGTCGGCTGGATTTATAAGTAACAAACTCATTGCCTCTAAAAATGCCTTGAACTTTTCTTATGCCTTGTATTTAAAACTGCGTAATGAAGGAATGGGAGAAAATGAAACTCAGTTTTATGTAAAGAAATGGTTAGTGATGTCCTTACTCATAGGAAGATATTCTGGCTCTTCAGAATCTACCATAGATGAAGATATCAAGCAAATAAACGAGAAAGGAATTCAAGAATACCTCACTCAAATGGAACGTACACATTTAGGAGATGGTTTCTGGGATTTTGGAATCATCTCAGATTTAGAGAGTACCAGTGTCAATAATAACGCTTATAACGTGTATCTCGCAGCACAGTGTAATGCACAAAGTGTTGCTTTTCTTTCTAAAAGTATGAAGATTAGTAGTTTGATAGAACAACGTGGAGACTTACATCACATTTTCCCTAAGAAATATTTATCTGATAATGGATTCATATTACGTCAGTACAATCAAGTAGCTAACTATGTCTACACAGAACAAGCCACTAATATCAAAGTAGGTAAGATGCCACCTAATGTGTATCTGGATCTTGTCAAAAAAGAAATTGATAACCAGGAGATTAAGATCTCAACTATAGATAGCTATGAAATCCTTAAAGAAAATCTGGTAGCAAATGATATTCCGCAAGAATTGATGAATTATACACATGAGAATTTCAAAGATTTCCTTGTAGAACGTAGGAGGATGATGGCTTTTAAGATACGTAGGTATTATGAGAGTTTATAG
- a CDS encoding PD-(D/E)XK nuclease family protein has translation MKNLQELQNFLDQHEIPKSKKRPKTFLGIAKQPHYENVLSNMYAFFFRVKEIHGYRDLFIKSLLELIKESLIGDEKESVQNIENFKVTTEYLTAGGGRIDMLLQSDYHAIIIENKVHHHIKENDLDDYWDSVIIDGSSKCKIGVVLSLLPVPTSEYNHNKMASHYINITHLQLVTRIQRYIGIYTLDAQPKYHIFLIDFIQNIINMSTPMATFKEVDFYFKNQEHINDLISFKYRMRQHIIAEVEKANTMLGDFEFYAPRANSTNDKRARYFVSPRNKDLMFVVVFANLLDEKKDKSMHIAVELVGSALKDREQYRNIAFSKEENELAYCDNFRTTNYSWAHFAVKHYHPTKEQLTNLAQYISERIKEDHLLSIFHKLDNYLTSKK, from the coding sequence TTGAAAAATCTCCAAGAACTCCAAAATTTCCTCGATCAACACGAGATCCCAAAATCTAAAAAGCGTCCCAAGACTTTTTTAGGAATAGCAAAGCAGCCGCATTATGAAAATGTGTTGAGTAATATGTATGCTTTTTTCTTTAGAGTAAAAGAAATACATGGGTATCGAGATCTATTCATAAAAAGTCTTCTAGAACTTATCAAAGAATCTCTAATTGGAGACGAGAAAGAGTCAGTACAAAATATTGAAAACTTCAAGGTTACTACAGAGTATCTTACAGCAGGTGGTGGACGCATCGATATGTTATTACAAAGCGATTATCACGCGATTATTATTGAAAATAAGGTGCATCATCATATCAAAGAAAATGACCTTGATGATTACTGGGATAGTGTTATTATAGATGGATCTAGTAAATGTAAAATAGGCGTTGTGCTTTCCTTGTTGCCAGTTCCAACTAGTGAGTATAACCATAATAAAATGGCAAGTCATTATATTAATATTACTCATTTACAACTGGTGACGCGCATACAGAGATATATCGGGATTTATACGCTTGATGCGCAACCTAAATATCATATCTTCCTAATTGACTTTATTCAAAATATCATTAACATGAGTACACCTATGGCGACATTTAAAGAAGTAGATTTTTATTTTAAAAATCAAGAGCATATCAACGACCTTATCTCTTTTAAATATAGAATGCGACAACACATCATTGCCGAGGTTGAAAAAGCAAACACCATGTTGGGTGACTTTGAATTTTATGCGCCACGAGCAAATTCTACAAACGATAAGAGAGCGCGATATTTTGTTTCTCCTAGAAATAAAGATTTAATGTTTGTAGTAGTGTTTGCAAACTTGCTAGATGAAAAAAAAGATAAATCTATGCACATTGCCGTAGAACTTGTTGGTAGTGCTTTAAAAGATAGAGAGCAGTATAGAAACATTGCATTTTCTAAAGAAGAGAATGAGTTAGCTTATTGCGACAATTTTAGAACTACCAACTATAGTTGGGCACATTTTGCCGTAAAACATTACCATCCTACTAAAGAGCAACTTACCAACCTAGCGCAGTACATTTCGGAACGTATAAAAGAAGATCATTTATTATCTATATTTCATAAGCTAGATAATTATTTAACTTCTAAAAAGTAG
- a CDS encoding type I restriction endonuclease subunit R, which produces MQDLKKLPASDLYETNKKIMQRLRDGFILEREDYKHKDFHAYLIDYSGLEEQVNSASVDHVVAEPEPDTSYTNKDKNIYRFVTQMKIVENHPEGRIPDGILYVNGLPLVVFEFKTAIKEDCTTHDAYKQITTRYGRDIPSLFKYNAFCVISDGVNNKAGSFYASYDFYYSWRRVSGLAADVDGIDSMFTLVQGMLHKNRLRDIVRNFIYMPDSSKNDMKIVCRYPQYYAARALYNQVKVAQRPDGNGKGGTYFGATGCGKSFTMLYLARLLMKSVYFNNPTIILITDRTDLDDQLSESFTNAKVFLGDENIISVTSRKDLRKRLQGIESGGVYLTTIHKFTEDTKVLTDRNNVICISDEAHRSQTNLDQKVKVTEKGVKKSFGFAYYLHQSLPQATYVGFTGTPIDATLDVFGKVVDIYTMTESVRDEITVRLVYEGRAALVNLKNSKLKEIEQYYNEVEEAGANSYQVERSKEQSASMNAILGDPDRLKAIAEDFVKHYETRVNEGATVKGKAMFVSSSREIAYELYKQLILLRPEWAEVKVAEEGVELSEKEMKVIKPMQRVKLIMTRNKDDDKKLYNMLGTKDYRKELDRQFKNGKSNFKIAIVVDMWLTGFDVPFLDTIYIDKPLQEHNLIQTISRVNRKFAGKKKGLIVDYIGIKKRMNIALKKYGEGEEENMEEVEKSVGVMRDMLDLLNRMFHKFDSTPYFTGIAMQQLLNLKKASEFVMQAEQQEKRFMDMVKRLKASYDICSGSEKIKQVERDQVHYYLAIRSIVFKITKGDAPDTAQMNAKVRDMIKEALESDGVTEIFKIGEEDTVEYDLFDEDYMAKIDKIKLPNTKIKLLQQLLKKAIGELKKNNKVAGVDFSKKMEALVKRYNEREADKWEAETYKEFSQEVTDLIWKVKEEFDSGDDLGISFQEKAFYDILKSLCSKYDFSYPEDQLIQLAKKVKNLVDKETNFPDWKNNTAIQASLFAGIIILLDENGYPPIERNEVYKEILEQAENFKRNRE; this is translated from the coding sequence ATACAAGACTTAAAGAAATTACCAGCATCTGATCTTTATGAAACAAATAAAAAAATCATGCAGCGATTGCGTGATGGTTTTATACTAGAACGTGAAGATTATAAACACAAAGATTTTCATGCTTATCTAATAGATTATTCTGGTCTCGAAGAACAGGTAAACAGTGCAAGCGTAGATCATGTTGTTGCAGAGCCAGAACCTGATACAAGCTATACCAACAAAGACAAAAACATCTATCGTTTTGTTACTCAAATGAAAATAGTAGAGAACCATCCAGAAGGTCGCATACCTGATGGGATTCTTTATGTGAATGGATTACCGCTTGTGGTTTTTGAATTTAAGACAGCGATAAAAGAAGATTGCACCACTCATGATGCTTATAAACAAATCACGACGAGATATGGTCGCGATATTCCTTCTCTTTTTAAATACAACGCTTTTTGTGTGATAAGTGATGGAGTAAATAATAAAGCAGGTTCTTTTTATGCTTCTTATGATTTTTATTATTCCTGGCGTCGTGTATCTGGTCTCGCTGCAGATGTGGATGGAATAGATAGCATGTTTACTCTAGTACAAGGAATGTTGCATAAGAATAGACTGCGCGATATAGTGCGCAATTTTATCTACATGCCAGACAGTAGTAAGAATGATATGAAGATAGTATGTCGCTATCCACAATATTATGCTGCAAGAGCTTTGTATAATCAGGTTAAAGTAGCACAACGACCAGATGGTAATGGCAAAGGAGGAACTTACTTTGGTGCCACAGGATGCGGTAAGAGTTTTACCATGCTGTATCTAGCCAGATTATTAATGAAGAGTGTTTACTTTAATAATCCTACAATCATTCTTATCACAGATCGCACAGATCTAGATGACCAATTATCAGAAAGTTTTACGAATGCAAAAGTATTTTTAGGAGACGAGAATATCATAAGTGTAACAAGCCGTAAAGATTTAAGAAAGCGACTACAAGGCATAGAAAGTGGTGGTGTTTATTTAACGACCATTCATAAGTTTACAGAAGATACAAAAGTGCTTACTGATAGAAATAATGTGATTTGTATCAGTGATGAGGCACATAGAAGCCAGACCAATCTAGATCAAAAAGTAAAAGTCACAGAAAAAGGTGTGAAGAAAAGCTTTGGCTTTGCGTATTATTTACATCAGTCCTTACCACAAGCAACTTATGTAGGTTTTACAGGAACACCTATTGATGCAACACTAGATGTTTTTGGTAAAGTAGTAGATATTTATACCATGACAGAATCTGTACGAGATGAAATCACGGTACGATTAGTATATGAAGGTAGAGCTGCATTAGTAAATCTCAAGAATAGCAAGCTTAAAGAAATAGAGCAATATTATAATGAGGTAGAAGAAGCTGGAGCAAACAGCTATCAAGTGGAGCGCAGTAAGGAGCAAAGTGCTAGCATGAATGCTATTCTAGGCGATCCAGACCGTTTAAAGGCTATTGCTGAGGATTTTGTAAAGCATTATGAAACTAGAGTGAATGAAGGTGCTACGGTAAAAGGTAAAGCGATGTTTGTGAGTAGTAGTCGTGAAATAGCGTACGAACTTTATAAACAGTTGATTTTACTACGCCCAGAATGGGCAGAAGTAAAAGTTGCTGAAGAAGGAGTAGAACTTTCTGAAAAAGAAATGAAGGTAATCAAACCTATGCAACGTGTGAAGCTAATCATGACCAGAAATAAGGACGACGATAAGAAGCTTTATAATATGCTAGGCACAAAGGACTATCGTAAAGAACTGGACAGGCAATTTAAAAATGGTAAGTCTAATTTTAAAATAGCCATTGTTGTAGATATGTGGTTAACAGGTTTTGATGTGCCATTTTTAGATACTATTTATATAGACAAGCCATTACAAGAACACAATTTAATACAGACCATTTCTCGAGTTAACAGAAAATTTGCTGGCAAGAAAAAGGGATTAATCGTCGATTATATAGGTATTAAAAAGCGCATGAATATCGCCTTAAAAAAATATGGTGAAGGCGAAGAGGAGAATATGGAAGAGGTAGAGAAGTCAGTAGGAGTGATGCGTGATATGCTGGACTTACTAAATCGCATGTTTCATAAATTTGATAGTACGCCATATTTTACGGGAATCGCAATGCAGCAGTTGCTCAATCTAAAGAAGGCGTCTGAATTTGTTATGCAGGCAGAACAACAAGAAAAGCGCTTTATGGACATGGTAAAACGTTTAAAAGCGTCTTATGACATCTGTTCTGGAAGTGAAAAAATCAAACAGGTAGAAAGAGATCAAGTGCATTATTATCTAGCTATAAGAAGTATAGTTTTTAAAATTACTAAAGGAGATGCTCCTGATACCGCACAAATGAATGCAAAGGTGCGTGACATGATTAAAGAAGCGTTAGAAAGCGATGGAGTTACCGAGATTTTTAAAATAGGAGAAGAAGATACCGTAGAATATGATCTTTTTGATGAAGATTATATGGCCAAGATTGATAAAATAAAACTGCCTAATACCAAGATCAAATTATTACAGCAGCTTCTTAAAAAGGCCATAGGTGAGTTGAAGAAAAATAACAAAGTAGCTGGTGTAGATTTCAGTAAAAAGATGGAAGCTCTAGTGAAAAGATACAATGAGCGTGAAGCTGACAAATGGGAAGCAGAAACCTATAAAGAGTTTAGTCAAGAGGTAACCGATTTGATTTGGAAAGTAAAAGAAGAATTTGATTCTGGCGATGACCTGGGAATCAGTTTTCAAGAAAAAGCTTTCTATGATATTCTTAAATCGCTTTGCTCAAAGTACGATTTCAGTTATCCAGAAGATCAACTTATTCAACTAGCTAAAAAAGTAAAAAATCTTGTAGATAAAGAAACCAACTTTCCGGACTGGAAAAATAATACAGCCATACAAGCTTCACTTTTTGCAGGAATTATAATCCTCTTAGATGAGAACGGATATCCGCCAATAGAACGTAATGAAGTTTACAAAGAGATCTTAGAACAAGCAGAGAATTTTAAAAGGAATAGGGAATAA
- a CDS encoding PH domain-containing protein — protein sequence MEHLKKYLNEQQDPAAVQKILEKVSDLLTTNEVIEYIAVQKKPALNLSPDCISLTNKRIIFCHPKTFGFSMDFQDFQWKDVCDCHMKEGIMGATFFMKTVRNQVVSLNYLPKSQARMLYRFAQEREEEMSEYRRQRELENARANAGGSITVNTNDQTKPQTSTAIVDDPMASLQKLKTLFDNSLISQDEFDSKKNEILSRL from the coding sequence ATGGAACATTTAAAGAAATATCTTAACGAACAGCAAGATCCAGCAGCAGTACAAAAAATTCTAGAAAAAGTTAGTGATTTGCTCACTACAAATGAAGTAATAGAATATATAGCAGTTCAAAAAAAACCTGCATTAAACTTGTCTCCCGATTGTATCTCATTAACTAACAAACGTATTATATTTTGTCATCCTAAAACCTTTGGATTCTCAATGGATTTTCAAGACTTTCAATGGAAAGATGTATGTGATTGTCACATGAAAGAAGGTATTATGGGAGCTACTTTTTTTATGAAAACAGTAAGAAATCAAGTGGTCAGTTTAAACTATTTACCAAAGAGTCAGGCAAGAATGCTTTACAGATTTGCACAAGAGCGTGAAGAAGAAATGTCTGAATATAGAAGACAGCGTGAATTAGAAAATGCACGTGCTAACGCTGGTGGCAGCATTACTGTAAACACTAATGATCAGACAAAACCTCAAACATCAACAGCAATAGTTGATGATCCTATGGCTAGCCTTCAAAAACTGAAAACATTATTTGATAATTCTCTTATAAGTCAAGACGAGTTTGACAGCAAAAAGAACGAGATTTTGTCTCGACTTTAA